In the Kineococcus mangrovi genome, one interval contains:
- a CDS encoding LLM class flavin-dependent oxidoreductase, with amino-acid sequence MSSASPVPLSVLDLSPVASGRPPASALHESVALARAVEALGYHRHWVTEHHSSPAVVSAPAVLLAALAAATTTLRVGAGGIMLPNHSPLHVAETFRALEALHPGRVDLGLGRAPGTDGRTALALRRSRQALAADDFAEQYAELRGYVEGFAPAHPFAGTTAMPTGVPLPPVWVLGSSDHGARVAAQLGTGYAYAGHFGALDPADPLRAYRDSFVPSGPRRAPHALLSVAALVAADAGRADELARAATLATVRLRLGAPAPLPTPEEAAAHRWTLAERNVAGRLGDHLVAGTAPDVAGRLARLALRTGADELLVVTNVHDPAERAASYALLAQAWPGAWAAARAA; translated from the coding sequence GTGAGCTCCGCGAGCCCTGTCCCGCTGTCCGTCCTCGACCTCTCCCCCGTCGCCTCGGGCCGTCCACCGGCGAGCGCGCTGCACGAGAGCGTCGCCCTCGCGCGCGCCGTCGAGGCCCTGGGGTACCACCGCCACTGGGTCACCGAGCACCACTCCTCCCCGGCCGTGGTCTCGGCTCCCGCCGTCCTGCTCGCCGCGCTCGCCGCCGCGACGACGACCCTGCGCGTGGGGGCCGGCGGGATCATGCTGCCCAACCACTCCCCGCTGCACGTGGCCGAGACGTTCCGGGCGCTGGAGGCCCTGCACCCCGGCCGCGTGGACCTGGGGCTGGGCCGGGCCCCGGGCACCGACGGGCGCACCGCGCTGGCGTTGCGCCGGTCCCGGCAGGCCCTGGCGGCCGACGACTTCGCCGAGCAGTACGCCGAGCTGCGCGGCTACGTGGAGGGCTTCGCGCCCGCTCACCCCTTCGCGGGCACCACGGCGATGCCGACGGGCGTGCCGCTGCCGCCGGTGTGGGTCCTGGGCTCCAGCGACCACGGGGCGCGCGTCGCCGCGCAGCTGGGGACGGGGTACGCCTACGCGGGCCACTTCGGCGCGCTCGACCCGGCCGACCCGCTGCGCGCCTACCGGGACTCCTTCGTCCCCTCCGGCCCGCGCCGCGCCCCGCACGCGCTGCTGTCCGTGGCGGCCCTCGTCGCCGCCGACGCCGGGCGGGCCGACGAGCTGGCCCGCGCCGCGACCCTGGCCACGGTCCGGCTGCGCCTCGGGGCCCCCGCGCCGCTGCCGACGCCGGAGGAGGCCGCCGCGCACCGGTGGACCCTCGCCGAGCGCAACGTCGCGGGACGGCTCGGGGACCACCTGGTCGCGGGGACCGCCCCGGACGTGGCGGGACGGCTGGCGCGGCTGGCGCTGCGGACCGGCGCCGACGAGCTCCTCGTCGTGACGAACGTCCACGACCCGGCCGAACGGGCGGCGTCCTACGCGCTGCTGGCGCAGGCGTGGCCCGGGGCGTGGGCGGCGGCTCGCGCCGCGTGA